In one window of Frigoriglobus tundricola DNA:
- a CDS encoding tetratricopeptide repeat protein, giving the protein MRVFVFAALAVALSVGAAPLRARGPGDDKKEKELQQLVDDIEAAGKAREYDKVLTLAKKAAELDPKNPAIPFAAGSAHLSLRQNAEAVKAFTEVIKLEPKAAIAYDRRGDARLKLGHFKEAVADFDEYLKANPKFAPDHWRRGIALYYAGRFRDGVDQFELHRKVNPEDVENSAWHYLCNARANTPKKARADLIPVTKDARVPMKQVLELFAGTLKPKDVIAAAEHANLKGEDLTEARFYAHLYVGLYYESEGDTKQALEHVTEAAEKYKIGHYMWDVADVHMKLLKAKK; this is encoded by the coding sequence ATGCGAGTGTTCGTGTTCGCCGCCCTCGCGGTCGCACTGAGCGTCGGCGCCGCACCCCTCCGCGCCCGAGGCCCCGGGGACGACAAGAAGGAGAAGGAACTTCAGCAACTCGTTGACGACATCGAGGCGGCCGGGAAGGCCCGCGAGTACGACAAGGTGCTGACCCTGGCTAAAAAGGCCGCGGAACTCGACCCGAAGAACCCGGCCATTCCCTTTGCGGCCGGTTCGGCGCACCTCAGCCTCCGCCAGAACGCGGAGGCCGTGAAAGCGTTCACGGAGGTGATCAAGCTCGAACCGAAGGCCGCCATCGCCTACGACCGCCGCGGCGACGCCCGGCTCAAACTCGGGCACTTCAAAGAGGCGGTCGCGGACTTCGACGAGTACCTGAAGGCGAACCCGAAATTCGCCCCGGACCACTGGCGGCGCGGCATCGCCCTCTACTACGCCGGCCGGTTCCGGGACGGCGTCGATCAGTTCGAACTGCACCGGAAAGTGAACCCCGAGGACGTCGAGAATTCGGCGTGGCACTACCTGTGTAACGCCCGCGCGAACACGCCGAAGAAGGCCCGCGCGGATCTCATCCCGGTCACGAAGGACGCCCGCGTGCCGATGAAGCAGGTCCTCGAGTTGTTCGCGGGCACGCTGAAGCCGAAGGACGTGATCGCCGCCGCCGAGCACGCGAACCTGAAGGGCGAGGACCTCACGGAGGCCCGGTTCTACGCCCACCTGTACGTCGGACTGTACTACGAGAGCGAAGGCGATACGAAGCAGGCGCTCGAACACGTCACCGAGGCCGCCGAGAAGTATAAGATCGGCCATTACATGTGGGACGTGGCCGACGTACACATGAAGTTGTTGAAGGCCAAGAAGTGA
- a CDS encoding sugar kinase: MPLPLRTDACALDLLSLGALIHRLDPGATPFRKARTFDVHVSGGEYNVAANLADCFGLRTGIATAMANYPIGELVQGRVREMGVTPFYKHFEHDGVRGPNLATVYSDRGHGVRAPVVFYNRANEAAALLQTGDFDWSAVMAGGLRWFHSGGIFASLSDTIPDLIIDGMKAAKAQGAIVSFDLNYRAKLWKSVGGDKRAVETLRKIVANVDCLIGNEEDMQKGLGVKGPEVTKKDESKLNTDVFFDMIERTVKEFPNIKLVATTLREVHSTNRHDWAAVLWLEGQKYVSPTAHLDVIDRIGGGDGFASGTIYGLMSGRAPQQALNLGWAHGALLTTYHGDTTMATLAEVEAFAAGGGARVQR, translated from the coding sequence ATGCCGCTCCCGCTCCGCACCGACGCTTGTGCCCTCGACCTGCTCTCGCTCGGCGCGCTCATCCACCGCCTCGACCCCGGTGCCACGCCGTTCCGCAAGGCCCGGACCTTCGACGTTCACGTTTCCGGCGGCGAGTACAACGTCGCCGCGAACCTCGCCGACTGCTTCGGCCTGCGCACCGGCATCGCGACGGCGATGGCCAACTACCCCATCGGCGAACTGGTGCAGGGCCGCGTCCGCGAGATGGGGGTGACGCCGTTCTACAAGCACTTCGAACACGACGGCGTGCGCGGCCCGAACCTCGCCACCGTGTACAGCGACCGCGGGCACGGGGTCCGCGCCCCGGTCGTCTTTTACAACCGGGCCAACGAGGCCGCGGCGCTGCTCCAGACCGGCGACTTCGACTGGTCCGCGGTCATGGCCGGCGGGCTCCGGTGGTTCCACTCCGGCGGCATCTTCGCCTCGCTGTCCGACACCATCCCCGACCTCATCATCGACGGCATGAAGGCCGCGAAGGCGCAGGGCGCGATCGTGTCGTTCGACCTCAACTACCGGGCGAAGCTGTGGAAGTCGGTCGGCGGCGACAAGCGGGCGGTCGAAACGCTCCGGAAGATCGTCGCCAACGTGGACTGCCTCATCGGCAACGAGGAGGACATGCAGAAGGGGCTGGGCGTGAAGGGCCCGGAGGTGACGAAGAAGGACGAATCGAAGCTGAACACCGACGTGTTCTTCGACATGATCGAGCGGACGGTGAAGGAGTTCCCGAACATCAAGCTGGTGGCCACGACGCTCCGCGAGGTGCACTCGACCAACCGGCACGACTGGGCCGCGGTGCTGTGGCTGGAGGGCCAGAAGTACGTGAGCCCGACGGCGCACCTGGACGTGATCGACCGCATCGGCGGCGGGGACGGGTTCGCGTCCGGCACCATCTACGGGCTCATGTCCGGCCGCGCCCCGCAGCAGGCGCTCAACCTGGGCTGGGCGCACGGCGCGCTCCTGACCACGTACCACGGCGACACCACGATGGCGACGCTCGCGGAAGTGGAGGCGTTCGCCGCCGGCGGCGGCGCCCGGGTCCAGCGCTGA
- the pstS gene encoding phosphate ABC transporter substrate-binding protein PstS has product MPPTQTRDTFLTLVERSGLLGPERIGAYREGPENPVELARALVRDRLLTPYQAQQLLRGKYRGYFLTEKYKVLDELGRGGMGRVLLCEHLLLQKLVALKLLNSSWTNVPGTAERFLREARASAAVDHPNIVRVYDVDRAAGVPFMVMEFVDGKNLHQLVAEHGPLAPARAAEYVRQAAVGLEAARSVGLVHRDIKPANLLLDRAGVIRLADLGLARFLGDAIRRNENLTQQFDPNSVLGTLDFIAPEQADNSSAVDIRADIYSLGHTLYYLLTGKMPFGNGSTAQKLMWHQLRHPEPPSVLRPEVSAELEAVFRRMTEKDPGDRYQTPAEVVAAFRALSSVPAPPPSPEEMPRVRADSFLLGLSPPPSQAVLSGSVPAPPTPTTTDTAVGPSLPAKAASPSSSHPAGGDGQPASGSDVLRSVRAEVPNPPAEPAPSGPARGSRRVLLAFVVLLGALGTGGAVWFLSPPKEVVKDKPLPPPPPDSGPGPVVPVPSGVVLTGEGSSFVDPMMQHWAGLYQPAAGVTVKYTKSGSSAGVRALLDKRVMFSGTDAHLTNAQLLEAEAIGGPVVHVPLVMGAVVVTYNLPGEKKTLRFNSAVLADIYLGKITKWNDDALRACNPGVAFPNLPITVAHRKDGSGTTFIWTDYLSKVSGEWKAGPGVGNVIQWPVEGVGADKNDGMANEVRRTVGAIGYVEHGFALTKNLPFANIENEAGEYVAPTLASVTAAAAAELQTCPADLRFRFTNARGRESYPISGITWAVLYKKQPAGTGKPLVEFLRWAVHDGQKYATDLQYAPLPPALVKRIDAVLDTVTVGP; this is encoded by the coding sequence ATGCCCCCCACGCAGACGCGGGACACGTTCCTGACGCTGGTCGAGCGGAGCGGTCTGCTCGGCCCCGAGCGGATCGGCGCGTACCGCGAGGGGCCGGAAAACCCGGTCGAGCTGGCGCGGGCGCTGGTCCGCGACCGGCTGCTCACGCCGTACCAGGCCCAACAGCTCCTGCGGGGCAAGTACCGCGGGTACTTCCTGACCGAAAAGTACAAGGTCCTCGACGAACTCGGCCGGGGCGGCATGGGCCGGGTCCTCCTGTGCGAGCACCTGTTGTTGCAGAAGTTGGTGGCCCTGAAGCTGTTGAACTCCTCCTGGACGAACGTGCCGGGAACGGCGGAACGGTTCCTGCGCGAGGCCCGCGCGTCCGCGGCCGTCGACCACCCGAACATCGTCCGCGTGTACGACGTGGACCGGGCGGCCGGCGTGCCGTTCATGGTCATGGAGTTCGTGGACGGGAAGAACCTGCACCAGTTGGTCGCCGAACACGGCCCGCTGGCCCCGGCGCGGGCCGCCGAGTACGTCCGGCAGGCCGCGGTCGGGCTGGAGGCGGCCCGCAGCGTCGGTCTCGTCCACCGCGACATCAAACCGGCCAATCTGCTCCTCGACCGGGCCGGAGTCATCCGGCTCGCGGACCTCGGTCTGGCCCGGTTCCTGGGCGACGCCATCCGCCGGAACGAGAACCTGACCCAGCAGTTCGACCCGAACAGCGTACTCGGTACGCTCGATTTCATTGCCCCCGAGCAGGCCGACAATTCTAGCGCCGTGGACATTCGCGCCGACATCTACTCGCTGGGGCACACGCTGTATTACCTTCTCACCGGCAAGATGCCGTTCGGGAACGGGTCGACGGCGCAAAAGCTGATGTGGCACCAGTTGCGGCACCCGGAGCCGCCGTCGGTGCTGCGCCCGGAGGTGTCGGCGGAACTGGAAGCCGTGTTTCGCCGGATGACGGAAAAAGACCCCGGCGACCGGTACCAAACGCCCGCCGAGGTGGTTGCGGCGTTCCGCGCGCTGTCCAGCGTACCGGCCCCGCCGCCGTCGCCCGAGGAGATGCCGCGGGTCCGAGCGGATTCGTTTCTGCTGGGGCTCTCGCCCCCGCCCAGCCAGGCGGTGCTGTCCGGGTCCGTCCCCGCGCCACCCACGCCGACCACGACCGACACGGCCGTGGGCCCGAGTTTACCGGCAAAGGCAGCGAGCCCGTCGTCATCCCATCCGGCCGGTGGGGACGGGCAACCGGCGTCCGGAAGTGACGTGCTGCGGTCCGTCCGGGCGGAAGTGCCGAACCCGCCTGCCGAACCGGCCCCTTCGGGGCCGGCGCGCGGGTCCCGGCGGGTGCTCCTCGCTTTCGTTGTCCTTCTCGGAGCGCTGGGCACCGGCGGCGCGGTGTGGTTCTTGTCCCCGCCCAAGGAGGTGGTAAAGGATAAGCCCCTACCGCCTCCGCCGCCGGATAGCGGACCGGGGCCGGTCGTACCCGTGCCGAGCGGAGTCGTCCTGACCGGCGAGGGATCGTCGTTCGTGGACCCGATGATGCAGCACTGGGCGGGCCTGTACCAGCCGGCGGCCGGTGTGACGGTCAAGTACACCAAGTCCGGTTCGTCCGCCGGGGTGCGCGCGTTGCTCGACAAGCGGGTCATGTTCTCCGGCACCGACGCCCACCTGACCAACGCGCAGCTCCTGGAGGCCGAGGCCATCGGCGGGCCGGTCGTCCACGTCCCGCTGGTGATGGGCGCCGTGGTCGTCACCTATAACCTGCCGGGGGAGAAGAAAACGCTCCGGTTCAACAGCGCGGTGCTGGCCGACATCTACCTGGGCAAGATCACCAAGTGGAACGACGACGCGCTCCGGGCGTGCAACCCTGGCGTCGCCTTCCCGAACCTCCCCATCACTGTGGCCCACCGCAAAGACGGGAGCGGGACCACGTTCATCTGGACCGACTACCTGAGCAAGGTGAGCGGCGAGTGGAAGGCCGGCCCGGGCGTCGGGAACGTGATCCAGTGGCCGGTCGAGGGCGTGGGGGCCGATAAGAACGACGGAATGGCCAACGAGGTGCGACGAACGGTCGGCGCGATCGGGTACGTCGAGCACGGTTTCGCGTTAACCAAGAACCTGCCGTTCGCCAACATCGAGAACGAGGCGGGGGAGTACGTCGCCCCGACGCTGGCGAGCGTGACGGCCGCGGCCGCGGCCGAGTTGCAGACCTGCCCGGCCGACCTGCGGTTCCGGTTCACCAACGCGCGGGGCCGGGAGTCGTACCCGATCTCCGGCATCACCTGGGCGGTTCTTTACAAGAAGCAACCGGCCGGCACCGGCAAGCCGCTCGTCGAGTTCCTCCGCTGGGCCGTTCACGACGGCCAGAAGTACGCGACCGACCTCCAGTACGCTCCGCTGCCGCCGGCACTGGTGAAGCGCATCGACGCGGTCCTCGACACCGTCACCGTTGGCCCGTGA
- a CDS encoding transposase gives MVQRLGSAVPDLGRHTAGDSTGLRGRPEPDAGRRETETTDGLPQASGGRKEYKDDGKVTKVVEWFGYTVHLLVDVTHEVVLSYRITGTKTGANECIETLVEGLKRSTCVGSRRSHARPRNSRNGTRGARASSG, from the coding sequence ATGGTCCAACGTCTCGGGTCCGCGGTGCCCGATCTGGGACGACACACGGCCGGCGATTCGACCGGACTGCGAGGACGCCCCGAGCCCGACGCGGGGCGCCGGGAGACCGAGACCACCGACGGATTGCCCCAGGCGAGCGGGGGGCGCAAGGAGTACAAGGACGACGGCAAGGTGACGAAGGTGGTCGAGTGGTTCGGGTACACGGTGCATCTGTTGGTCGATGTCACCCACGAGGTGGTCCTGTCGTATCGCATCACGGGCACTAAGACGGGCGCCAACGAGTGCATCGAGACGCTGGTGGAGGGGCTCAAGAGATCGACCTGCGTCGGTTCCCGTCGATCCCACGCGCGACCCCGCAATTCGAGAAACGGTACAAGGGGCGCACGAGCGTCGAGCGGGTGA
- a CDS encoding S1C family serine protease, translated as MIRAGMCVATGVLATVATWAGVAHFTPADAAPVGAAREDTKPTADAKPVDLTALRASIEAATNRGENVDEVRKAFDAFEKSAPKTGADAVPSELQTLRDAVDAAARKGEAVEAIAKELAAVETAVAGRSLAKPRPEPRREPDPSPNPGFLPFPNADIGGVDPKLFNKAMELQRRAKELMLKNPRDPEAIKEAQRLRTEAAELLLKAARGGGAGGLPIAPLFPDLDRNQDRVRFGIRMDRVPAVAADQLGLEPNTGIVVALVMPGTAAEKAGLKMYDIILEFAGKPVTDNTEDFAQRVNDVKAGEKVDLVLLRKGKKVEVKGIELPDVPRRPAQPQPLPFPALPLPGLAPQAAPAPLQLLP; from the coding sequence ATGATTCGGGCCGGGATGTGTGTCGCCACGGGCGTCCTCGCAACGGTCGCGACCTGGGCCGGGGTCGCGCACTTCACCCCCGCCGACGCCGCTCCTGTCGGCGCCGCGCGCGAGGACACGAAGCCCACAGCCGACGCGAAGCCGGTCGATCTGACCGCACTGCGGGCTTCGATCGAGGCGGCGACCAACCGCGGCGAGAACGTGGACGAGGTCCGCAAGGCGTTTGACGCGTTTGAGAAGTCCGCGCCCAAGACCGGGGCCGACGCGGTGCCATCGGAACTCCAGACCCTGCGCGACGCGGTGGACGCCGCCGCCCGCAAGGGCGAGGCCGTCGAGGCGATCGCAAAGGAACTCGCCGCCGTCGAGACGGCGGTCGCGGGCCGGTCGCTCGCCAAGCCCCGGCCGGAGCCGCGCCGGGAGCCCGATCCGTCGCCGAACCCGGGTTTCCTGCCGTTCCCCAACGCCGACATCGGCGGCGTCGATCCCAAGCTGTTCAACAAAGCGATGGAGTTGCAGCGAAGGGCGAAGGAGCTGATGCTGAAGAACCCCCGCGACCCGGAGGCGATCAAGGAGGCGCAGCGGCTCAGAACCGAGGCGGCCGAACTTCTGCTGAAAGCCGCACGAGGCGGCGGGGCCGGCGGGTTGCCGATCGCGCCCCTGTTCCCGGACCTGGACCGCAACCAGGACCGCGTCCGGTTCGGCATCCGCATGGACCGGGTGCCCGCCGTCGCCGCCGACCAACTCGGGCTGGAGCCGAACACGGGCATCGTCGTCGCGCTCGTCATGCCCGGCACCGCGGCCGAAAAGGCCGGGCTGAAGATGTACGACATCATTTTGGAATTCGCCGGTAAGCCCGTGACCGACAACACCGAAGACTTCGCCCAGCGCGTGAACGACGTGAAGGCCGGAGAGAAGGTCGATCTCGTGCTACTCCGCAAGGGCAAGAAGGTGGAAGTAAAGGGCATCGAACTGCCGGACGTGCCGCGTCGGCCGGCTCAGCCGCAACCGCTCCCGTTCCCGGCGCTCCCTCTGCCGGGGCTGGCGCCGCAGGCCGCCCCCGCTCCACTCCAACTGTTACCATGA
- the gnd gene encoding decarboxylating NADP(+)-dependent phosphogluconate dehydrogenase codes for MPSPTADIGLIGLAVMGENLVLNMESHGYTCAVFNRDTTKVDAFVTGRGAGKKFVGAHDLKDFVASIKRPRKIMMMVKAGKAVDDVIAQVAPFLEAGDILIDGGNTHFPDTTRRMKELAPKGIRFVGSGVSGGEEGAFKGPSIMPGGDATAWPEVKPIFQSIAAKVKDAGGAEAPCCDWVGPEGAGHFVKMVHNGIEYGDMQLICESYHLLKEALGLTPAELSGVFSKWNKGVLDSYLIEITSEILAYTDPETKQPLVDLILDTAGQKGTGKWTIDAATDNGVALTLIAEAVFSRCISAQKEERVAASQVLAGPQVQKAADRDQFIADVEMALYAAKIVSYAQGYALMAAQAKASNWELNNGGIALMWRGGCIIRSAFLGKIKEAFDKNPKLVNLLVDPFFAGELGKAQSGWRRVVGAAAASGIPVPAISSALAYYDGYRTARLPANLLQAQRDFFGAHTYERLDKPRGQFFHTNWTGRGGNTASTTYNV; via the coding sequence ATGCCCAGCCCCACCGCGGACATCGGACTCATCGGCCTCGCCGTCATGGGCGAGAACCTCGTTCTCAACATGGAATCGCACGGCTACACCTGCGCCGTGTTCAACCGCGACACGACGAAGGTGGACGCGTTCGTGACCGGTCGCGGGGCGGGCAAGAAGTTCGTCGGCGCCCACGACCTCAAGGACTTCGTCGCCAGCATCAAGCGGCCCCGCAAGATCATGATGATGGTCAAGGCCGGCAAGGCCGTGGACGACGTCATCGCCCAGGTCGCCCCGTTCCTGGAAGCCGGCGACATCCTCATCGACGGCGGCAACACCCACTTCCCGGACACCACCCGGCGCATGAAGGAACTGGCCCCCAAGGGCATCCGGTTCGTCGGCTCCGGGGTGTCCGGTGGGGAAGAAGGCGCGTTCAAGGGCCCGAGCATCATGCCGGGCGGTGACGCGACCGCGTGGCCCGAGGTGAAGCCCATCTTCCAGTCCATCGCCGCCAAGGTGAAGGACGCGGGCGGCGCCGAGGCCCCGTGCTGCGACTGGGTCGGGCCGGAGGGCGCCGGCCACTTCGTGAAGATGGTCCACAACGGCATCGAGTACGGCGACATGCAGCTCATCTGCGAGTCGTACCACCTGCTCAAGGAGGCGCTCGGCCTCACCCCGGCCGAGCTGAGCGGCGTGTTCAGCAAGTGGAACAAGGGCGTGCTCGACAGCTACCTGATCGAGATCACCTCCGAGATCCTCGCGTACACCGACCCGGAGACGAAGCAGCCGCTCGTGGACCTCATCCTGGACACGGCCGGGCAGAAGGGCACCGGCAAGTGGACCATCGACGCGGCCACCGACAACGGCGTGGCGCTGACGCTGATCGCGGAGGCCGTGTTCAGCCGGTGCATCTCGGCCCAGAAGGAGGAGCGCGTCGCCGCGAGCCAGGTGCTGGCCGGGCCGCAGGTCCAGAAGGCCGCCGACCGCGACCAGTTCATCGCGGACGTGGAGATGGCCCTGTACGCCGCCAAGATCGTCAGCTACGCCCAGGGGTACGCGCTCATGGCGGCCCAGGCGAAGGCGAGCAACTGGGAGCTGAACAACGGCGGCATCGCGCTCATGTGGCGCGGCGGCTGCATCATCCGCAGCGCGTTCCTGGGCAAGATCAAGGAGGCGTTCGACAAGAACCCGAAGCTGGTGAACCTGCTGGTGGACCCGTTCTTCGCGGGCGAACTCGGCAAGGCCCAGAGCGGGTGGCGCCGCGTGGTGGGGGCGGCGGCGGCCAGCGGCATCCCGGTGCCGGCGATCTCCAGCGCGCTGGCGTACTACGACGGCTACCGCACCGCCCGGCTCCCGGCCAACCTGCTCCAGGCGCAGCGCGACTTCTTCGGCGCCCACACCTACGAGCGGCTGGACAAGCCCCGCGGCCAGTTCTTCCACACCAACTGGACCGGGCGCGGCGGTAACACCGCCAGCACGACGTATAATGTGTGA
- a CDS encoding FKBP-type peptidyl-prolyl cis-trans isomerase, whose translation MAEPGAPQPAGVDKAKIKQFLAPAGALAAVIVLACLVVFVSGGDGRNMSDGSNGSTDDPDLKEVAPGVRYRDVKVGTGTPCPEGAEVTIHYTGWLTDGKVFDSSKERGQPTTFKLQNLIKGWQEGIPGMKPGGIRKIVISPDKGYGSRGSPPKIPGGSTLIFEVELIASAPSTSTTAGSGAMASGPGQSMPSDQSNGGTDDPGLKDIGDGLKIRDLKEGTGEPVKPGASVLAHYTGWTVDGKVFDSSHKRGKPMQFSLNGVVQGWSRGIPGMKPGGIRKLVIPAALGYGEQGYPPDIPGGATLIFEVEIVQ comes from the coding sequence ATGGCGGAACCGGGTGCCCCCCAGCCGGCGGGCGTGGACAAGGCGAAGATCAAGCAGTTCCTCGCGCCGGCCGGTGCGCTGGCCGCGGTCATCGTGCTCGCGTGTCTGGTGGTGTTCGTCTCGGGCGGGGACGGCCGGAACATGTCCGACGGCTCGAACGGTTCCACCGACGACCCCGACCTGAAGGAGGTGGCCCCGGGCGTGCGCTACCGCGACGTCAAGGTGGGCACGGGGACCCCGTGCCCGGAGGGCGCGGAGGTGACGATCCACTACACCGGGTGGCTAACCGACGGGAAGGTTTTCGATAGCAGCAAGGAGCGCGGTCAGCCGACCACGTTCAAGCTCCAGAACCTCATCAAGGGGTGGCAAGAAGGCATTCCGGGGATGAAACCGGGCGGCATCCGCAAGATCGTAATATCCCCCGATAAAGGCTACGGTTCCAGAGGATCTCCGCCGAAGATTCCGGGCGGCAGCACGCTCATCTTCGAGGTGGAACTGATCGCGTCGGCCCCGTCGACAAGCACAACTGCCGGGTCCGGCGCGATGGCGTCCGGGCCGGGGCAGTCGATGCCGTCCGACCAATCGAACGGCGGAACCGACGATCCCGGTTTGAAGGACATTGGCGACGGGCTCAAAATTCGCGACCTCAAGGAAGGAACCGGTGAGCCGGTCAAACCCGGTGCGTCGGTGCTGGCCCACTACACCGGTTGGACGGTAGACGGAAAGGTATTCGACAGCAGCCACAAGCGGGGCAAGCCGATGCAATTCAGCTTGAACGGAGTGGTGCAAGGTTGGAGCCGGGGCATTCCGGGGATGAAACCGGGCGGCATCCGTAAGCTCGTGATCCCCGCGGCGTTGGGTTACGGGGAACAGGGGTACCCGCCGGACATTCCGGGCGGCGCGACGCTGATCTTCGAGGTGGAAATCGTCCAGTAG
- a CDS encoding leucine-rich repeat domain-containing protein — protein MFPMYVLVLLVPGAPPTETRAEARAAEYVEALGGRVVRWEPPRRFGNPVVEVDLWMCPGCTDENLKHLAALRELRALRLAETNLTDAGIGAVTGFKLLVELDLQGTDVTDDGLKGLQNLTALEGLCLGGSEVTDAGLKALTALKSLKRLDLDGSLSLRKAIRHQSDVPQPREQITEEGLRALGKLDSLEELELGGTATTDEVLKEFVKLKRLRVLRLNGTRVTDAGVDTIAKLEAIEELDLRCAVSGAGLKKLSGLKRLRSLRLSATVTDADLKEIAGFPALQELDLRSSRVTDAGLGHLRGTTELRSLDLNGTGVTDAGVKHLTALRQLETLSLAQTQVRGEGLAAIGALTQLHTLDLSGTKVTDDGLKGLAPLTQLRALYLGNTGVTDEGLNRLAPLTQLRTLYLANTRIRGEGFAALGAATELRDLDLRRTPFDDAGLKHLAAFHDLRKLELSGTQVRGEGLAALGTLTQLHTLDLSGTKVTDDGLKGLAPLTRLRALDLGDTGVSDDGLKRLAPLAQLRTLRLANTQVRGNAIHELGALEFLRHLDLSRSGAADNALDALGKMERLRRLDLVGTKVSVAGAEGLQKTLSECIIVR, from the coding sequence ATGTTCCCAATGTACGTCCTCGTTCTGCTCGTGCCCGGGGCCCCGCCCACCGAGACCCGTGCCGAGGCTCGTGCGGCCGAGTACGTCGAGGCCCTTGGCGGTAGAGTCGTGCGGTGGGAGCCGCCGCGGCGGTTCGGGAATCCCGTTGTCGAGGTGGATTTGTGGATGTGCCCCGGCTGCACAGACGAAAATCTCAAGCACCTGGCTGCCCTGCGGGAACTCCGCGCGCTGCGATTAGCCGAAACCAATCTGACGGATGCCGGTATCGGAGCGGTCACCGGTTTCAAACTTCTGGTCGAACTCGATCTTCAGGGCACCGATGTGACCGACGACGGGCTCAAGGGCCTTCAGAACTTGACCGCGCTCGAAGGGCTCTGCCTCGGAGGGTCGGAAGTGACGGACGCGGGCCTGAAAGCGCTGACGGCACTTAAGAGCCTGAAGCGGCTGGACCTGGACGGCTCCCTTTCTCTGCGGAAAGCGATTCGCCACCAATCCGATGTCCCTCAGCCGCGGGAGCAGATCACCGAAGAGGGCCTTCGGGCTCTTGGCAAACTGGACTCGCTGGAAGAACTGGAGCTCGGGGGCACGGCCACGACCGACGAGGTACTCAAGGAGTTCGTCAAGCTCAAGCGGCTCCGTGTCCTGCGGTTGAACGGCACCAGGGTGACCGACGCGGGGGTGGACACGATCGCCAAACTCGAAGCGATCGAAGAGTTGGACCTCCGGTGCGCGGTCTCGGGCGCGGGTCTCAAAAAGCTTTCCGGACTCAAACGCCTGCGGTCGCTGCGATTGAGCGCCACCGTAACCGATGCCGACCTCAAAGAAATTGCGGGATTTCCGGCGCTACAGGAACTCGACCTCCGCAGCTCGCGCGTCACGGACGCCGGGCTGGGCCACCTGCGCGGCACGACCGAGCTTCGCTCGCTGGACTTGAACGGGACCGGAGTCACCGATGCCGGGGTGAAACATCTGACCGCGCTTCGGCAGCTCGAAACGCTGAGTCTGGCTCAGACGCAGGTGCGGGGCGAGGGGCTGGCCGCGATCGGCGCACTGACGCAACTGCACACCCTCGACCTGAGCGGCACGAAGGTGACCGACGACGGGCTGAAAGGGCTCGCGCCCCTCACCCAACTCCGGGCACTCTATCTCGGCAACACAGGTGTGACCGACGAGGGCCTCAACCGGCTCGCGCCGCTGACGCAACTGCGCACCCTCTACCTCGCCAACACACGAATCCGCGGCGAGGGCTTTGCCGCGCTCGGTGCGGCCACCGAACTGCGCGACCTCGATCTGCGGCGGACGCCGTTCGACGACGCCGGATTGAAGCACCTGGCCGCGTTCCACGACCTCCGCAAACTGGAGCTCTCCGGGACGCAAGTGCGGGGCGAGGGGTTGGCCGCACTCGGCACACTGACGCAACTACACACCCTCGACCTGAGCGGCACAAAGGTGACCGACGACGGGCTGAAAGGGCTCGCGCCCCTGACCCGGCTCCGGGCGCTGGACCTCGGCGACACCGGCGTGTCCGACGACGGCCTGAAGCGGCTCGCGCCGCTGGCGCAACTCCGGACGCTCCGCCTCGCCAACACACAAGTCCGCGGAAACGCGATTCACGAACTTGGCGCGCTCGAGTTCCTCCGCCATCTGGATCTGTCCCGGAGCGGCGCGGCCGACAACGCCCTCGACGCGCTGGGCAAGATGGAACGGCTCCGGCGGCTCGATCTCGTGGGCACAAAGGTTTCGGTTGCGGGGGCCGAGGGGTTACAAAAGACGCTCTCCGAGTGCATTATTGTTCGGTAG